Below is a window of Sus scrofa isolate TJ Tabasco breed Duroc chromosome 10, Sscrofa11.1, whole genome shotgun sequence DNA.
AGGTAGGGTCTTTGCCATCCGCTTCTGGGAGGTCATCTCTGGACACTCGGAACCTTATGCCTGACAGtctctgttttgtttgtctgGAGCCCTTGAGTCACACTGGAGAGCCTGCGGCTGACTTGCTGGGGGCTGTGTCTACTTAATGAGCACTAGGCATTCTGGGAAGGCCAACAGGGTGACTTAGGAGTCACCAAGCAGGTATCAGCTGGCCTAAAGGCTGAGATGAAACACAGGATAAAGACCCAAGAAGAACTCCgctgagggagttctcattgtggagcagcggaaatgaatctgactaagaaccatgagggggagttcccactgtggctcagtggttaacgaatccgactaggaaccatgaggttgcgggttcgatccctggccttgctcagtaggttaaggatctggcgttgctgtgagctgtggtgtaggttgaagacgtggcttggatctggtgttgctgtgtctgtagtgtaggctggtggctacagctccagttggatccctggtctgggaacctccatgccttgggtgtggccctaaaaagcaaaaaaaaaaaaaaaaaaaaaataacaaacaaccctCAAGTGAGCTTCTCTGGCTGGTAACAGCTCATCATACAGTCCCCCAAAGATGCCAGGACAGTCATGTGTCCTGGCTCCACTGGGAGAAGGCCACAGCAGTCAGCGTTTGATGCTGCCCTGTGACTTTCCTCTCGGCTAATTTTCATCTGTATCTCCCCGTAACAGACTGATTGTAAAAATCAGTTTCAGTGAGCTCACTCTTTCTACTGAGTTTGAGCTGGATGGGGGCTTTGGGAATCCTGCAAACTGGCCATTGGGAGGTGTCGATGGATTGTGTCCCTAACTCTGTCGTTGGCTCTGAACTTCTCACAGATGTTGGTGCCTGGGTCTCACCCCTGGCACTCAGCTCTAATGGGTATAGAGCGTAACCCGgacatcacttgcaaatatttctgGGTGGTGTAGGCAAAATTGGGAATCACTGAGTATTACGATCAACTGGTACAGCATTGCTCAAAGCAACACAAATATGCCACAAAAGTGTGAgaaaagactaaattaaaaacaggagctggagttcctgtcgtggcgcagtggttaacgaatctgactaggaaccatgaggttgcgggtttggtccctgcccttgctcagttggttgacgatctggtgttgctgtgagctgtggtgcaggttgcagatgcggctcggatcacgcgttgctgtggctctggtgtaggctggtggctacggctccgattagacccctagcctgggaatctccatatgctgcgggagcagcccaagaaatagcaaaaagacaaaaataaataaataaataaataaaaataaaaaaaataaaaacaggagctGACTGTAAACGCATCTGCTAAagattctacaccacagctcgtggcaatgccggatccttaacccactgagaaaggccagggattgaactcacatcctcatggattgttaactgtcaggtttgttaaccgctgagctacaacgctAACTCCCCAATAGGTGAAAATTGTAAATGGTCACTTTACCAGTCCTTTCCACCTGGGGACCATCCAACACAGCGAGGGGCTTTCTTTTTCTGTACCCGTGGAAGACTGAGGCAGGAATTGGGAGGCACAACCAATGGTGCTCCCACCATAGATGTCATCTCCGGCTGATCAACTAGAGAACGGGGGACATAAACTTGTAGAGGATTTGGAATTTGCCTCCCTTAAAATCATCTGGCTCCCGTTTCCCCCCGGAAAGTCCTCATGGGCCCCGGTTTCAAAACCATCACTACAGAGCCCAAGCTCTGGAGTCACAGGAGTATGAGGCCCTGCAAGCCCCAACTCTGCCACCAGGGGACGTCACCACCCCTTTCTCAACTTCTCAGGTTAGGGTCTCAAAAGACACGTTACCACAGGGGCAAGGATCACACAGGGAACTCACTTCAAAGCACTGGCTGTGTGCTTGACTTATGACTCTGTCTTataaagatggggaaactgaggcaccctGTGACGGGCCCAAGAGCTCTGGGTTAAAATCCAACCTGGCCTCTTCCAAATCAGGCCCCTTTGAGGGTGAGAGGACAGGTCCAGGTGTGTGCTCTGCTAAGTACTTGAGctagagttcctgtcctggcacagtggtaacgaacctgactagtacccatgaggacgcgggttcaatccctggcctcgttcaagtgggttgttgccctgagctgtggtgtaggccacagatgtggctcagatcctgcatggctgtggctatggctgtggcattggccggcagctgcaactctgatttgacccctagcctgggaacctccacatgctgctggtgtggccctaaaaggcaaaaataaataaacgaataAACAATAAGTACTAAGGCTATGATGGTGGTTCAGTCTCTTCCCACCTGCTGTACCCTAAGGGGTTGTTAGCAGGCCTCAATGAAGTCACTATGCAAAGGACTCACCAAAAAGACTCTTTTAAATCACACTCACCAATCAGAGACCCAAATCTCAATCTTGCCGCTGTCCAGGAGCTCTGGCCAGAGACCCTCCTCCTGCAGGTCCACCACTTGCTTCTTCTCAAACCACCTAGGAAAGTGGGAGAACGGTCCATGGGAGCCAGCAAGCGCTCACCACCACCCCCGGCCCGTGGGGAACAGGGACGGTCACCTGTAGAGATAGCGAAAGCTGTTCTTCCAACCCGCCCTGCGGATGACGCCCTGCCACTTTTCCTTCAGAGccacctcctcctctctgctCACCCGCGGCCTTTTCTGGAAGTCTTCTGTTAGATAAAAAATGTTTGTGCTCAGATTTCCTCAACCGCCCGCGCATCCAGGCATCAGTCCTGTGGGTTCCCCAtgagcccccctgcccccacctcgcACCTTCCCACAGGCCGGCGTGAACCTCTTTCCTGGGCTCCCTACCTTCGCCCTTGGGGTCCCGAAAGAGGTTCTGATGCAGAGGTCTGCGCACGCAGAAGCGGCCCAGGACGGAGGGCCTGGTGTCATCAGCGGGGGGCAGGCAGCTCTGGAGGACTGGCCACAGGGCGCGGTGGTCCCGGGCCAGGATGATCAGCCACAGGTCCTGGCAGTCCACCAGGGCGCGCCAGCGCCGGCACACCTGGCGGCAGTGTCTGATGAGCATGCGTGGGGGGACCTGGCTCAGCACCATCAGGAGCAGCTCGGATGGCAGTTGGTTCAGGCCCAGCGCCTCCTCCACTTTGGGCTCTGGCACGAGGTCCATCATGGGCTGGTCCAGGGAGGCCGAGTGGTCCGTGGCCTCACAAGGCATGGCGGCCACTGCGGGGGTAGAGACCTCAGCCACCAACAGCCCTGCCCTTGCCACCCGCACGCCAAGACAGTCAGCTGCCTCCCCAGCCCGCCCCCCAAGTCTAGTCCGCAGACTCCTAACCCATCCCTGCAGCCTCCCAGCTCATCCCGCACCGCCATGGGCACCACAGCACAGGAAGCCCGCGGGCCTCCGTGGCCTCGCAAACCCGAGAGTCTTACCCGGCGTCGCAGCCATTGCTCCCTGAGGGCTGACCTTCACCTTCTTGGGTGCGCCAAGAAGACAGGAACGCCAAGGCTGTCTTTTCCATAAGCCCGCCCTCCTtaaggccccgccccgccccacctctGACTCCAGGGTCTCtgcctgccccgcccccgccccgcgcctaCAAGCCCCGCCCCTCCGGTTCTCCAGGTCCCCCCCACTCTGGGCTGTATTCCACCAAGACTAGGGAGATTTTCCAGCAGGTCCCCAAGTGGAGCAGAAGTTCGGTCCTGACCAACCCGGTTCCCTCTTCACTCCCCCAGGCAATTTGAAGCAAATCTGAGAAATCCCACCCTTCTCTCCATAGCAATACActtttttaacataatttctaAGCTCGTCCGGATCCTTTTGCTAATGAGGTTATGAAAATTGTTTATGATCCACTCAATCGTGTGTTCAAAAAGGagtgtgaaagataaaacaccTCAAGCAGGTTCAAAGGGCGCATACTGACGCTTCAAACCCCTTTCCCattcttccatttccttctcaAAGACAGTCTCTGTTGGGGGTCCTGGATTCCATCCGTGCAATGCtcccatgaaaaagaaaaatataattggaTTCCAAAGGGACTTATTACCAAAGTTCTCTTTTGGTTTAgaggttaaggagccagcttGTCAACACAGTGTTGGCACAGTTGCCACTGTGGAAGGGGTtgaattcctagcctgggaacttcctcatgccttggatgtggcaaaaaaaaaaaaaaaaaaaaaaaaaaaaaaggctgaaagggGTTTACTGCCTAGAAGAAAAGGATTAGAGAGTAAGGGCTCCCAGGAGAGGAGGGTTACAATGCCCCAGGGGCCTTCGGGGGAAGTTGTGGGTGCCATTGTCATGTCACAGTTCTGGCAGTGTCCTCGGGAAGCAGGCACAGGACAGGGCCACCCAGAGGAGGAGAACTGTCCTGGATTCCTCATCCTCGTCAATGCCCTGGTCTTTTCAGGGACCAGGAAAGCCCGTTCCTCTGAGCCTAGACCCCAGTTCCAGTTTCTAAGTGTAAAGTGTGTTAATTGACACGGAATGGTCCAGGAACACAACTACTGGGCCGACTGGAAGATTGTCCTTGGCTTTGTGGGCACTTTGGTAGTTGGGTCCCTGTTTAGAAAACCACAAGATCTTTTCATCTAGGCAGTGGGTCTTATGGAGCTTTTGGGATCCACACAGGGTCTGAGCATCCTGGGGCTTTTCTCAGATACCCTGGGGAGGTTTTAAAATTCCAGCCCCAGATCAGGTCTGCATTGGTCACAATTCCCAagggaggctggtggctatacACTGCAGACCACATTTCGAGTATCTACATCCTCTTGGGATCACACCTAAGCATCATTTGCACATTGAAAAAagtattcttgggagttcccaccatggctcagtgggttaagaacccaactagttcatgaggatgctggttcgatccctggccttgctcagtgggttaaggatccagcgttgctgcagtgtaggccacagaagctgctcagatctggtgatgctgtgctgtggcataggcctgaaattgcagctctgatttgacccccagcccaggaacgtccatatgccacaggttctacggctaaaaaaaaaaaagagagagagagagaagagag
It encodes the following:
- the LOC100521510 gene encoding F-box only protein 27-like, whose product is MPCEATDHSASLDQPMMDLVPEPKVEEALGLNQLPSELLLMVLSQVPPRMLIRHCRQVCRRWRALVDCQDLWLIILARDHRALWPVLQSCLPPADDTRPSVLGRFCVRRPLHQNLFRDPKGEEDFQKRPRVSREEEVALKEKWQGVIRRAGWKNSFRYLYRWFEKKQVVDLQEEGLWPELLDSGKIEIWVSDWRIERRQSSKHRYELTVLLLDANKSILHRFAPLRFPEQPRRKCVFLQHGASGPSGCFLVGQGSTTSRSCVAFLTQPYSEVSWKQSLRITHATLLVNHEFSNLKKGVRFVSFEHTIRNIEYRPECYKLYRSSSSVSVLVRCDQQRGCASQELESLAGPSH